The Orcinus orca chromosome 1, mOrcOrc1.1, whole genome shotgun sequence DNA window GTAGTTGAAAAAGAAATAGCATTCATAACAACATGTTAAGCTGTTTTCATAAGAGCTGACGTTAAATCTTTATTAACTTCTCAGGTCTTTCCAAACATGTTCCAGTGGTTCTGATAAATGAGACCTTCAACTCACAGTTCAAAATTCCATGCTGTCTCCCCCAACACCAAACAGCCATTAGACAATGTCACTCTAGCCCTCTAAATATTCCTAAAACTAGCTGCCTTTCCAAAGCTTGAGTTCATAATACGGAAAATAAATATCTCAAAGAACCAAACAGTTTACTTAGGGAAAACACTTCATTGAGGAGGAGGTATTTCAGTCCTGTCTCTGCTAGCTTTCAAATTCTGTCACGTAGCTCTTCTGAGATTAAACTTGCTCAGGTTATTTTACTAAATTAAATAATGGCATCTGAAGGGAGAATAGGCATGAGTCATTATACCCATGAAAATCAGGAACAAACATTCTGAGAACTGAAAAACTGCAATTTGAGAAAATTTGATTTTCAGTATATTTTAACTTCAGGAGTCATACCACCTACttacaaatagcaaaatggaCACATGAGAATTGCCTACCAGGGGAGAGAGTAACAAGAAATAAATCTGTCAAAAGGTAGGCTAGAGCTGAAGCGTGGCCTGGGGAAGGATGGAGGCGGCAGAGACTAAGGCGGAGGCTGCTGCCCGAGAGGCCCTGGCCAAGGTGGCAGACATCCTGGAGCCTATAGGTCTTCAGGAGGAGGCAGAACTGCCCGTGCAGATCCTGGGTGAGTTTGTGATGGACTCCCGGAAGAAAGACAAGCTCCTCTGCAGCCAGCTTCAAGTAGCAGACTTCCCGTAGACTTTCTCGGTTCAGGAAGGCACTGCCCAGGACTTGAACCCCTTGGCTTCTGAAGACACGAGCCGGCAGAAGGCAACTGAAGTCAAAGAGCAATGGAAAGAGCTGAAGGCCACCTACCAAGAGCACGTGGAGGCCATCACAAGTTCCCTGACCCAGGCACTGCCCAAGGTGGAGGAGGCCCAAAGGAAGCAGGCCAAGCTCCGGGAGGCCCTTGAACAACTCCAGGCCAAGAAGCAAATGGCCATGGAAAAACTCAGAAGAGTCCAGAAGCAGTGGCAGCTACAACAGGAGAAGCGTCTGCAGCATCTGGCAGTGGTGTCTTCAGAGGTGAGGGAGCGTCAGACAGGAACTCAGCAGGAGCTTGAACAGCTATATCAGGAACTTGGAACCCTGAAGCAGCAGGCAGGGCAGGAGCAGTACAAGCTGCAGAGGCACCAGACCTTCCTCCACCTGCTACACACCCTTCAGGGTAAGCTGCTATTCCATGAGGCTGAGGCAGAGATGCCACAAGAGTTGGATCTTCCTACGGATAAGCCCCAGCAGCTGACCCAGCCCCAGGAGCAGAACATTCGGGACACCATGGGGAGAGATGAATGCGTGTCCTCCAAGGCCAACAACCCACAGCCTGCTGGAGATACAGGCTTACCATGGCTTCCTGGGAGACAACAACATGGGGAAGGATCCTAGAGCAGGAGAAAAACTAAAACTGGGATTTCATGTGCCTGAAGGAGTCATTTATTTTAATCATGAAGACACCTGGAAACTACAGGAAACTCATCTCCTTTTGTTGTAATACTGATTGCTATCAACAGTAGTCTATTTTTCACCTGAGTATCCTGTTTATTTGTAAAGAAGCTAAATGACAGCCTGGTTCATTGTTAAATTTTGTATTAGGAGCAGAGTTTTCACTTAGGACTGTCTTAGAATTCAAAAGATACTTGCTTCCTGGATGTTTGTCTTAGTTTGACAATATTAAAGTTTTGTGATGAACAGTAAAAAAAAAGGTAGGCTAAAGCAGAATCAAAAGGCTCAGGCAACTCAACGGGATAGTCTGAAGCCGGCTGTAAGTTTGAAATGCACTAAAATTTTATTAGAGCTCAGGGCCTTAGGTACATAACTTACACTTAGGATTTACTGGTGAGCCACAATTATCACATGGGTATTCCAGGGCTGTTTCCCTAACAAAACATGAGACATGGGCATGGGAGAAAGCTGTACGTCACCTATAGttccctctcttttattttacttactgcTGCAAAGTTCAGAAGCCATTTCTAGGGCTTCAGAGTATCAGGAGATAACAACAACTGCTTCCAGAAAGAGCAGAATAGGACATCAGCATCTCTCCTGGGGCAGCTTGGCCACAACAGCTGGTTGACTTAGGCCAGAGCAGCACTTTTACTGCTATCTTTGGAAATAGCACTGTAATTGCAGGTGTTCTCTTAGGGATACCCAGTCTTTGGAAAGCAACTCAGTGTTCAAGCTTCTCAAATTTTGGGAGAGTCTGCATCAGCAGGTCTAGGCAGAGCCAAAATATGAAGCTTTTGTGTTAGACTCCAATGCATGTTCAGAACCCTATTTTCCTccctatacatttttttccccatactaGCTTTTGGGGATGGAATGGAGGAAGGGTTCTAATAAAGGACTTCCAGAactacttacattttaaaaagaaaacttgaaaaggaGACCAGTGCTTAGCCCAAATGAAAAAGACTCATCAGGACTTAATGAAGACTTACAGAGCTAGGAAGGCGTCCTTAACCCCTTGAAGTAGTTTTCTATAGTTATTACTGACTCTATCTATATTCAAGTCTAGCCTATTCCATAAACATGAACCCAATAAGACACAATAGCCACCCCTTCCACATTTGGATAAGAACAAGTAATAGTATCTACCACCAAATAACTGAAGAATTATCAGATTGAACTAATTCATGTCTTTAACAGAAAGAACAGTTACTCTTTAAATGAATTTGTCAAAAGTTTCTTTAAACATATACCTTTACATGTATTTAATCTTACGCAGATGCATAGATGTTATATTTTGAACTTCTTCTTAAGGGCAAGCTTTCATGCCTTTAGTCCTGCCTAGTCCCTCCTCTGCACTCCCACCACTCACATGACCCCACTCACTCTAACCCTGTTCCTTATTCTGTCCCAGCCTCAAC harbors:
- the LOC105748631 gene encoding LOW QUALITY PROTEIN: ZW10 interactor-like (The sequence of the model RefSeq protein was modified relative to this genomic sequence to represent the inferred CDS: substituted 1 base at 1 genomic stop codon), which codes for MEAAETKAEAAAREALAKVADILEPIGLQEEAELPVQILGEFVMDSRKKDKLLCSQLQVADFPXTFSVQEGTAQDLNPLASEDTSRQKATEVKEQWKELKATYQEHVEAITSSLTQALPKVEEAQRKQAKLREALEQLQAKKQMAMEKLRRVQKQWQLQQEKRLQHLAVVSSEVRERQTGTQQELEQLYQELGTLKQQAGQEQYKLQRHQTFLHLLHTLQGKLLFHEAEAEMPQELDLPTDKPQQLTQPQEQNIRDTMGRDECVSSKANNPQPAGDTGLPWLPGRQQHGEGS